In a single window of the Pontibacter russatus genome:
- a CDS encoding LutC/YkgG family protein, translating to MYEAKSKEIVLRRVREALAKSAPFLPPTPDFTSPLYPVVPIEDMSILFAENFIRNAGVFIYCENQEDFFDQLYIYKKEQHLQHLYVWERNLQAALAHAGIEFSDNDETFVQDAEASLTTCESLITRTGSILVSSANAGGRRLSIYPPTHMVVAQGSQLVPDIKDALQRLRNKYKENFPSMVSVVSGPSRTADIEKTLVMGAHGPKQLVLFLIDDLPH from the coding sequence ATGTACGAAGCAAAATCAAAAGAAATAGTTTTAAGAAGAGTAAGAGAGGCGCTGGCTAAGTCGGCGCCTTTTCTGCCTCCTACCCCTGATTTCACCTCGCCGCTGTACCCGGTGGTGCCCATCGAGGATATGTCCATCCTGTTCGCGGAGAACTTTATCCGCAATGCCGGGGTGTTCATCTACTGCGAGAACCAGGAAGACTTCTTCGACCAGCTTTATATATATAAAAAAGAGCAGCACCTGCAGCACCTGTACGTATGGGAGCGCAACCTGCAGGCAGCCCTCGCGCATGCGGGCATCGAGTTCAGCGACAATGACGAAACTTTTGTGCAAGACGCGGAGGCCAGCCTCACCACCTGCGAGTCCCTCATCACCCGCACGGGCAGCATTCTGGTGAGTTCGGCAAACGCCGGAGGCCGCCGGCTGAGCATCTATCCGCCCACCCACATGGTGGTGGCGCAGGGCAGCCAACTGGTGCCGGATATAAAAGACGCCCTGCAGCGCCTGCGCAACAAGTATAAAGAGAATTTCCCATCCATGGTTTCGGTGGTGAGTGGGCCAAGCCGCACAGCTGACATTGAGAAGACGCTGGTGATGGGTGCCCACGGCCCGAAGCAGCTAGTCCTGTTCCTGATTGATGACCTTCCGCATTAA
- a CDS encoding polysialyltransferase family glycosyltransferase codes for MKHLFYIHSYITYFVGLEVIKYKQLNHADCVFMYGRGFRPARAGAVALEVDLPFTHYPQSSFPMERQFWKSWFRLTTFDKYVRGLTQDLNFHIYTNQTGLDFIRLFISHRNCRGFSFIEEGLYSYYPFDFINTVLCPPVGKPSLFYKLLILLNYAGRLEQQKYFLASGYAAVFGISPEAFPGFRNRNIVPFPFKKVTNDSTAPADAVLVLDSFLDYGVITWEQFGKALEEIFQYLQEEGYKKLLIRFHPKQYKDSVQLSRSKNLIDEIKKSITVVEVRQNQSLEELAADPDVKNLNFYVFLSSAALYAALCGRKTYSFALFLAEDDAAYKQRVDEVPRIFKDLVRFIPKP; via the coding sequence ATGAAGCACTTATTCTATATCCATAGCTACATCACGTATTTTGTTGGTTTGGAGGTAATAAAGTACAAGCAGTTAAATCATGCTGATTGTGTCTTTATGTATGGGAGAGGGTTCAGACCTGCAAGGGCGGGAGCTGTGGCTTTAGAAGTAGATCTTCCATTTACGCACTACCCCCAAAGCTCTTTCCCGATGGAGAGGCAGTTTTGGAAGAGCTGGTTTAGACTAACCACCTTCGACAAATACGTACGGGGCCTCACGCAGGATTTAAATTTTCATATATACACGAATCAGACAGGCCTGGATTTTATCAGGCTGTTTATCAGCCACAGGAACTGCCGAGGGTTTTCTTTTATAGAGGAAGGTCTGTATTCCTACTATCCCTTTGATTTTATCAACACGGTGCTTTGCCCCCCTGTTGGAAAACCAAGTTTATTTTACAAACTGCTGATTCTTCTGAACTATGCGGGAAGGCTGGAGCAACAGAAGTATTTCCTGGCTTCGGGCTATGCTGCTGTTTTTGGCATTAGTCCAGAGGCTTTTCCGGGGTTCAGGAACAGGAATATTGTGCCTTTTCCGTTTAAGAAGGTTACGAACGACAGCACTGCCCCTGCTGATGCAGTGTTGGTGCTGGATTCTTTTCTGGATTATGGGGTTATAACCTGGGAACAGTTCGGAAAAGCGCTTGAGGAAATATTCCAGTACCTTCAGGAAGAGGGATACAAGAAACTGCTGATCAGATTTCACCCGAAGCAATACAAGGATTCCGTACAGCTAAGCCGCTCAAAAAATCTCATCGATGAGATTAAAAAGAGCATTACAGTTGTTGAAGTTAGACAAAACCAAAGCCTGGAGGAGTTAGCAGCAGACCCCGATGTTAAAAATCTTAACTTTTATGTGTTTTTAAGCTCTGCTGCACTGTATGCTGCGTTGTGCGGAAGAAAGACATACTCATTCGCGCTGTTTCTTGCCGAAGATGACGCTGCCTATAAGCAGCGTGTTGATGAGGTGCCAAGGATTTTCAAAGATTTGGTACGCTTCATACCCAAGCCCTGA
- a CDS encoding DMT family transporter translates to MAWVYLILAGICEIGWAFGLKYSEGFTKIGVSVVTVIVMILSFVLLAQAMKHLPLGTAYGIWTGIGAAGTAILGMVFLNEPRDLIRVICLLLIIAGVVGLKVFSGAK, encoded by the coding sequence ATGGCGTGGGTATACCTGATTCTGGCGGGCATCTGTGAGATTGGCTGGGCCTTCGGGCTGAAGTACAGCGAAGGGTTCACGAAAATAGGCGTGAGCGTGGTAACCGTTATCGTGATGATTCTGAGCTTTGTGCTGCTGGCGCAGGCGATGAAGCACCTGCCGCTGGGCACCGCCTACGGCATCTGGACAGGCATCGGGGCGGCGGGCACGGCCATACTCGGAATGGTGTTTCTCAACGAGCCGCGCGACCTTATCCGGGTCATTTGCCTCCTGCTGATTATAGCGGGTGTGGTGGGGCTGAAGGTGTTTTCCGGGGCAAAGTAA
- the ftsH gene encoding ATP-dependent zinc metalloprotease FtsH gives MAENNNKGNNKKKKPMIPNTPPRPTMQLWMLAVLILLIFGLTYLNKSNSTVETTQQEFEEMLLSGDVKKLTIVNGKTVEVTLKEEALQNDKYKTELNNQDALGGIEQGPHYHFQIISAETFKEDLEKMQENVPKDQRVGYTLDTRSSFADFFLQWGFLILLVFGFWFLMRRVTTGGAGGQIFNIGKSKAALFDAENKVKITFKDVAGLEEAKEEVQEIVEFLKTPSKFTILGGKIPKGALLVGPPGTGKTLLAKAVAGEADVPFFSLSGSDFVEMFVGVGAARVRDLFKQAKAKAPCIIFIDEIDAIGRHRSRGSTPGGNDERENTLNSLLVEMDGFATDSGVIILAATNRPDTLDSALLRPGRFDRQISIDKPDINGRTEIFNVHLKPLTLAPDVNAKKLAAQTPGFAGAEIANVCNEAALIAARRNKKAVDQQDFNDAIDRVIGGLEKKNKIISPEEKKIVAYHEAGHAVAGWFLEHADPLVKVSIVPRGVAALGYAQYLPKEQFLYTTEQLIDEMCMALGGRAAEELVFGKISTGALSDLERITKMAYSIVTMYGMNKKIGNVSFYDSKQSSDYTFSKPYSEATAQTIDEEVRVIIQAAYDRTKQLLTDKGPELEVIAQELLAKEILFQSDLERLVGPRPFEALTAYQAHTAGTDRSQTLSEVEQHAPVEQGLTQHPEQEEGQVPGTPLNGNGNIPAEQDDSVNSRRA, from the coding sequence ATGGCAGAAAATAATAACAAAGGCAACAACAAGAAGAAAAAGCCGATGATCCCGAACACGCCGCCACGGCCCACCATGCAGTTGTGGATGCTGGCGGTGCTCATTCTGCTGATCTTCGGGCTGACTTACCTGAACAAGAGCAACTCCACCGTAGAAACCACCCAACAGGAGTTTGAGGAGATGCTGCTGAGCGGCGACGTGAAGAAGCTGACCATCGTGAACGGGAAGACCGTGGAGGTGACCCTGAAGGAAGAGGCGCTGCAGAACGACAAGTACAAGACGGAGCTGAACAACCAGGATGCCCTCGGAGGGATAGAGCAGGGACCGCATTACCACTTCCAGATTATCTCTGCTGAAACCTTTAAGGAAGACCTGGAGAAGATGCAGGAGAACGTCCCGAAAGACCAGCGGGTGGGCTACACCCTGGATACCCGCTCCAGCTTTGCCGACTTCTTCCTGCAGTGGGGCTTCCTGATTCTGCTGGTGTTCGGCTTCTGGTTCCTGATGCGCCGTGTCACCACGGGTGGCGCAGGAGGCCAGATATTCAACATCGGCAAGTCGAAGGCGGCCCTTTTTGATGCGGAGAACAAGGTAAAGATCACGTTTAAGGACGTGGCGGGCCTGGAAGAGGCAAAGGAGGAGGTGCAGGAGATCGTGGAGTTCCTGAAGACGCCATCTAAGTTCACCATACTCGGCGGTAAAATACCGAAAGGCGCGTTGCTGGTGGGCCCTCCGGGTACAGGAAAAACCCTTCTGGCGAAAGCCGTGGCGGGTGAGGCGGACGTACCGTTCTTCTCGCTGTCCGGCTCCGACTTCGTGGAGATGTTTGTGGGGGTGGGCGCTGCCCGTGTGCGCGACCTGTTCAAGCAGGCGAAGGCCAAGGCGCCTTGTATCATCTTTATCGATGAGATTGACGCCATTGGCCGCCACCGCAGCCGCGGCTCGACGCCCGGCGGCAACGACGAGCGGGAGAACACCCTGAACTCCCTGCTGGTGGAGATGGACGGCTTCGCCACTGACTCCGGGGTGATTATCCTGGCCGCGACCAACCGCCCTGACACACTGGACTCTGCCTTGCTGCGCCCCGGCCGTTTCGACCGCCAGATCAGCATCGACAAGCCCGACATTAACGGCCGCACCGAGATCTTTAACGTACACCTGAAGCCACTGACGCTGGCCCCGGACGTGAACGCAAAGAAACTTGCCGCCCAGACCCCGGGCTTTGCGGGCGCCGAAATCGCGAACGTCTGTAACGAGGCGGCCCTTATCGCGGCCCGCCGGAACAAGAAAGCGGTAGACCAGCAGGACTTCAACGACGCGATTGACCGTGTGATTGGCGGTCTGGAGAAGAAGAACAAGATTATATCTCCGGAAGAGAAGAAAATTGTGGCGTACCATGAGGCGGGTCACGCAGTGGCTGGCTGGTTTCTGGAGCACGCCGACCCGTTGGTGAAGGTGAGCATCGTGCCGCGCGGTGTGGCGGCATTAGGCTACGCGCAGTATCTTCCGAAAGAGCAGTTCTTATATACGACTGAGCAGCTGATAGACGAAATGTGCATGGCACTTGGCGGCCGTGCCGCAGAAGAGCTTGTGTTCGGCAAAATCTCGACGGGCGCCCTGAGCGACCTGGAGCGCATCACGAAAATGGCGTACAGCATCGTGACGATGTACGGCATGAACAAGAAGATCGGCAACGTGTCGTTCTATGACTCGAAGCAAAGCTCCGACTATACCTTCAGCAAGCCCTATTCCGAAGCTACTGCCCAGACAATAGACGAGGAAGTGCGCGTGATCATCCAGGCGGCTTACGACCGCACCAAACAACTGCTGACGGATAAGGGTCCGGAGTTGGAAGTAATAGCCCAGGAGCTGCTGGCGAAGGAAATTCTGTTCCAGAGCGATTTGGAGCGCCTGGTGGGTCCGCGTCCGTTTGAGGCGCTCACCGCTTACCAGGCACACACCGCCGGTACGGACCGCAGCCAGACGCTGAGCGAAGTGGAGCAGCACGCTCCCGTGGAGCAAGGCTTGACGCAGCACCCGGAGCAGGAAGAAGGCCAGGTGCCGGGCACTCCACTCAACGGCAACGGCAACATCCCCGCGGAGCAGGACGATTCTGTAAACTCAAGAAGAGCTTGA
- a CDS encoding UDP-2,3-diacylglucosamine diphosphatase — MTFRINELLPGKKVYFASDFHLGVPDAETSRAREQKIVRWLETARQDAAAVLLVGDIFDFWFEYRHTIPKGFVRLQGKLAELTDSGIPVLLFTGNHDMWMFDYFPTELNIPVLREPISTTFGDKTFYIGHGDGLGPGDHTYKLLKRVFDNKACQWLFGRVHPNLGIGVANRWSRRSRISNNKKDEAFMGEEEWLLQYCREVEKVQHHDYYIFGHRHLPLDLPIGDSSRYLNLGEWVNFCTYAVYDGDTLQLKTFED; from the coding sequence ATGACCTTCCGCATTAACGAACTCTTACCAGGAAAGAAAGTATACTTTGCCTCTGATTTCCATTTGGGCGTGCCCGATGCCGAGACCAGCAGGGCAAGGGAGCAGAAGATAGTGCGGTGGCTGGAGACGGCGCGGCAGGATGCGGCGGCAGTGCTGCTTGTCGGGGACATCTTCGACTTCTGGTTTGAGTACAGGCACACCATCCCGAAAGGCTTTGTGCGGCTGCAGGGCAAGCTGGCCGAGCTGACGGACAGTGGCATTCCGGTGCTGCTCTTCACGGGCAATCACGACATGTGGATGTTCGACTACTTCCCCACGGAACTTAATATACCGGTGCTGCGCGAGCCTATTTCCACTACTTTTGGAGACAAAACATTCTATATAGGACACGGCGACGGCCTCGGCCCCGGTGACCACACCTACAAGCTGCTGAAGCGGGTGTTTGACAACAAGGCCTGCCAGTGGCTGTTTGGGCGGGTGCATCCGAACCTGGGCATCGGGGTGGCGAACAGGTGGTCGAGGAGGAGCCGCATCAGCAACAACAAGAAAGATGAGGCCTTTATGGGCGAAGAGGAGTGGCTGCTCCAGTATTGCCGCGAGGTGGAGAAAGTGCAGCACCATGACTATTATATCTTCGGGCACCGCCACCTGCCCCTCGACCTGCCCATCGGCGACAGCAGCCGCTACCTGAACCTGGGGGAGTGGGTCAATTTTTGCACCTACGCCGTATATGACGGCGACACGCTACAACTGAAGACCTTTGAAGACTAA
- a CDS encoding lipopolysaccharide biosynthesis protein, translating into MLRKLLSHAAIYGLAAQVPRLAGVLALPIITRYLTTTDYGVAGVVAAYVSALGILQSLGLSVVMVNSFARYPTRYRWVWRQLHGFTLLWSVVYGLVLGAVLYWAIPDNAAGNRWLIVALYALPAMFFNGVGLFGGLYFQMQQRPLPIALNSFVAGALVVALNIYTIAHLRLGYMGWFYSNFAGGALSFLIYGYMMYRHEQMWPILRFKWHRIRQSLHVSLPVVPHHFSFFLLDTSDRLVLDALRVPVSRIGLYNIASSFGQYFSAASSAIVQAAGPLYMRLYAASADREAALQARQLTFSLQVLYLAGTSLLGLWMREIFTLLIKNEELQAAYPLAIIILMGYNYKPMYLAVINQLVYREKSKALWKISTVAGASNVALNFIFVPLFGMEAAAFTTFAALMYMGYAGYLLKEYRQIRQVDYLPWLWLPVNVVALLGVYFLADVDMMVKLSISAVLIMAVLFYLYKKKNID; encoded by the coding sequence ATGCTTCGGAAACTTCTCTCACATGCGGCCATATATGGGCTGGCGGCGCAGGTGCCGCGACTGGCGGGAGTGCTGGCATTGCCCATCATCACCCGCTACCTGACCACCACCGACTATGGCGTTGCCGGTGTGGTGGCCGCCTACGTCAGCGCCCTGGGCATCCTGCAGTCGCTGGGGCTGTCGGTGGTGATGGTGAACAGCTTTGCCCGCTACCCCACGCGCTACAGGTGGGTTTGGCGGCAGTTGCACGGGTTCACGCTGCTGTGGTCGGTGGTATATGGCCTGGTGCTGGGGGCTGTGCTGTACTGGGCCATACCGGACAACGCAGCCGGGAACAGATGGCTTATCGTGGCCCTGTATGCGTTGCCCGCTATGTTTTTCAACGGCGTGGGGCTGTTCGGGGGGCTCTATTTCCAGATGCAGCAGCGGCCCCTTCCTATCGCGCTGAACTCTTTTGTGGCAGGGGCGCTGGTGGTGGCGCTTAACATCTACACCATTGCCCACCTCCGGCTGGGCTATATGGGCTGGTTTTATTCTAATTTTGCGGGAGGGGCGCTGAGCTTTCTCATATATGGCTATATGATGTACCGGCACGAGCAGATGTGGCCCATCCTCAGGTTCAAGTGGCACCGCATCCGGCAGTCGCTTCATGTGTCGCTCCCGGTGGTGCCGCACCATTTCTCGTTCTTCCTGCTGGATACCTCTGACCGCCTGGTGCTGGATGCGCTGCGGGTGCCCGTCTCCCGGATAGGACTCTATAACATCGCCTCCAGCTTCGGGCAATATTTTTCTGCGGCGTCCAGTGCCATTGTGCAGGCGGCGGGGCCGCTTTATATGCGTCTGTACGCGGCTTCCGCAGACCGGGAAGCCGCGCTGCAGGCAAGGCAGCTCACGTTCTCGCTGCAGGTGCTATACCTGGCCGGGACCTCTTTGCTGGGGCTCTGGATGAGGGAGATATTTACGCTGCTGATAAAGAACGAGGAACTACAGGCTGCTTATCCCCTGGCCATCATCATCCTGATGGGTTATAACTATAAACCCATGTACCTGGCGGTCATCAACCAACTGGTGTACCGGGAGAAGTCGAAAGCCCTGTGGAAGATCTCAACCGTGGCAGGCGCCAGCAATGTGGCGCTTAACTTTATCTTTGTGCCGCTGTTCGGCATGGAGGCAGCCGCTTTCACCACATTTGCGGCCCTGATGTACATGGGCTACGCCGGCTACCTACTGAAAGAGTACCGGCAAATCAGGCAGGTGGATTACCTGCCCTGGCTTTGGCTGCCGGTAAACGTAGTGGCCCTGCTGGGGGTTTATTTTCTGGCGGATGTGGATATGATGGTGAAGCTCTCGATAAGTGCTGTTTTAATTATGGCTGTACTATTTTACCTATACAAAAAGAAAAACATAGATTGA
- a CDS encoding zinc-dependent alcohol dehydrogenase, whose protein sequence is MKAAVFHKMKDIRVDNVEDPRILDPRDAIVRVTSTAICGSDLHIYNGMIPQAKNMVMGHEFMGVVEETGAQVRNIKKGDRVIVPFPISCGSCFFCQQGHYPHCENSNPENYGPEGGLMSEKGAALYGYTDLYGGYAGGQAEYVRVPFADVGPVKISDQFTDEQVLFLTDIFPTGYTAVHWGEVKGGETVAVFGCGPVGLMAQKVAWIKGAKRVIGVDLENYRLDMARRSAKSETINLRDVDPIEAIRDMTDGRGADVCIDAVGMEADKSILDRALSVVHMEKGTINALKMCFSAVRRGGIVSVVGVYGSPYDNFPLYQVFDKGLTIRAGQAPVQLFVDELYSWVDQGKIVLDDIITHTLPLEQASHAYDIFNKKEDNCVKVVLKP, encoded by the coding sequence ATGAAAGCAGCAGTATTCCACAAAATGAAAGACATCCGGGTGGACAACGTGGAGGACCCCAGAATCCTTGATCCGCGCGATGCCATTGTCCGGGTTACCTCCACCGCCATCTGTGGCTCCGATCTGCACATCTACAACGGGATGATTCCGCAGGCGAAAAACATGGTGATGGGCCACGAGTTTATGGGCGTGGTGGAGGAGACCGGCGCGCAGGTGCGGAACATTAAAAAGGGCGACCGCGTGATCGTGCCCTTCCCTATCTCCTGCGGCAGCTGCTTCTTCTGCCAGCAAGGGCACTATCCGCACTGCGAGAACTCCAACCCCGAAAACTACGGACCCGAGGGCGGCCTGATGAGTGAAAAAGGCGCCGCCCTATATGGCTACACGGATCTATATGGCGGCTATGCCGGCGGGCAGGCCGAGTATGTGCGGGTGCCCTTTGCCGATGTGGGCCCCGTAAAAATCTCCGACCAGTTCACAGACGAGCAGGTGCTCTTCCTGACCGACATCTTTCCGACTGGCTACACGGCGGTGCATTGGGGCGAGGTGAAAGGCGGCGAGACGGTGGCCGTGTTCGGGTGCGGCCCGGTTGGCCTGATGGCGCAGAAAGTGGCCTGGATAAAAGGCGCGAAGCGCGTGATAGGCGTAGACCTGGAGAACTACCGCCTCGATATGGCGCGGCGCTCCGCCAAGTCAGAAACCATCAACCTGAGAGACGTGGACCCCATCGAGGCCATCCGCGACATGACCGATGGCCGCGGCGCCGACGTCTGCATCGACGCCGTGGGCATGGAGGCCGACAAGTCTATTCTCGACCGTGCCCTGTCTGTGGTGCATATGGAAAAAGGAACCATTAACGCGCTCAAGATGTGTTTCAGCGCGGTGCGCCGGGGCGGCATTGTGTCGGTGGTGGGGGTATATGGCTCACCTTACGACAACTTCCCGCTGTACCAGGTCTTCGACAAAGGCCTCACCATCCGTGCCGGGCAAGCGCCGGTGCAGCTCTTTGTGGACGAGCTGTACAGTTGGGTGGACCAAGGCAAAATTGTGCTGGACGACATTATCACGCACACGCTGCCGCTGGAGCAGGCCTCCCACGCCTACGACATCTTTAACAAGAAAGAAGACAACTGTGTGAAGGTGGTGCTGAAGCCGTAA
- the ricT gene encoding PSP1 domain-containing protein, which translates to MFDWLSDMELPTSFEEFDIIEVRFKGGRKDFFRNTNRLDLTTGDAVVVDVPSGHHIGFVSLKGELVRLQMLKKKVDNNEEIRSIYRIANERDMEKFQEVRDLEAGTMYRGREIIQQLRLRMKLSDVEYQADKSKATFYYSADDRVDFRDLIKKLAEEFKVRIEMRQISLRHEAGRLGGIGSCGRELCCSTWLTDFKSVSTTAARYQNLSLNPSKLSGQCGRLKCCLNYELETYMTALKDIPSVHRPLQTQQGDAVLQKTDIFKRMMWFGYKGDNTWYPVPVERVQEILAANAKGVAVEALLLEVPDEPKQNEFVAQVEGNLERLDDKFKSKKKKKKKSRKPLGDAAQPEQAEPREPALKQDRSQSQPEKQSEATARQQRPPRNRNRNKEGRPPREDRENRAPRESREGRDNRPPKAAKPGPPAGQPGAEGQQPDRKPRPRKPFRGRKPDQPNPPRTDA; encoded by the coding sequence GTGTTCGACTGGCTCAGCGACATGGAATTGCCCACGTCGTTTGAGGAGTTCGATATCATAGAAGTAAGATTCAAGGGAGGGCGCAAGGACTTCTTCCGCAACACCAACAGGTTGGACCTGACCACTGGCGACGCGGTGGTGGTAGACGTACCGAGCGGCCACCATATCGGTTTCGTGTCGCTGAAGGGCGAACTGGTGCGCCTGCAGATGCTGAAGAAGAAGGTGGACAACAACGAGGAGATCCGCTCTATCTACCGCATCGCCAACGAGCGCGACATGGAGAAGTTCCAGGAGGTGCGCGACCTGGAGGCAGGCACCATGTACCGCGGCCGCGAGATTATCCAGCAGTTGCGGCTGCGGATGAAGCTGTCGGACGTGGAGTACCAGGCAGACAAAAGCAAAGCCACCTTCTACTACTCCGCCGACGACCGCGTGGACTTCCGCGACCTGATCAAGAAGCTGGCAGAGGAGTTTAAAGTACGCATTGAGATGCGCCAGATCAGCCTGCGCCACGAGGCCGGGCGGCTGGGCGGCATTGGCTCGTGCGGCCGCGAGCTCTGCTGCTCCACCTGGCTCACCGATTTCAAGAGCGTGTCTACCACGGCGGCCCGATACCAGAACCTTTCGCTCAACCCGAGCAAACTCTCGGGGCAGTGCGGCCGCCTGAAGTGCTGCCTCAACTATGAGCTGGAGACTTATATGACGGCCCTGAAGGATATACCAAGCGTACACCGCCCTTTGCAGACGCAGCAAGGCGACGCCGTGCTGCAGAAAACCGACATCTTTAAGCGGATGATGTGGTTTGGCTACAAGGGCGACAACACCTGGTATCCGGTGCCGGTGGAGCGGGTGCAGGAGATCCTCGCGGCAAACGCCAAAGGGGTGGCCGTGGAGGCCCTGCTGCTGGAAGTGCCCGATGAGCCGAAGCAGAATGAGTTTGTGGCACAGGTAGAGGGGAACCTCGAGCGGCTCGACGACAAGTTCAAGAGCAAAAAGAAGAAAAAGAAGAAAAGCAGAAAGCCTCTCGGCGATGCTGCCCAGCCGGAGCAGGCGGAACCCCGCGAGCCGGCGCTGAAGCAGGACAGAAGCCAGAGCCAGCCGGAGAAGCAGAGCGAGGCAACGGCCAGGCAGCAACGCCCGCCGCGCAACCGCAACCGGAATAAGGAGGGAAGGCCTCCCCGCGAGGACAGGGAAAACCGTGCCCCACGTGAGAGCCGCGAAGGAAGAGACAACAGGCCGCCTAAGGCAGCCAAGCCGGGGCCACCTGCAGGCCAGCCAGGAGCGGAAGGGCAGCAGCCCGACCGGAAACCGCGGCCACGCAAGCCCTTCCGGGGCAGGAAGCCGGACCAACCTAATCCCCCGCGCACCGATGCTTAG
- the rsfS gene encoding ribosome silencing factor, which produces MKETKVEATSDILAELVVKGMQEKKATDIVVINLKSLKNAVSDYFVIASANSDTQIDAIATSIEEEVFKSVRQNPWQSEGRTNNEWVLLDYVNVVAHIFLKDKREFYALEELWGDAKIEHVAS; this is translated from the coding sequence ATGAAAGAAACCAAGGTTGAGGCTACTTCAGACATATTGGCAGAGCTAGTGGTAAAGGGAATGCAGGAAAAGAAAGCGACCGATATTGTTGTGATCAACCTCAAATCGCTTAAAAACGCTGTATCCGACTACTTCGTCATAGCATCCGCCAACTCCGACACGCAGATAGACGCCATCGCCACCTCCATCGAAGAGGAGGTCTTCAAATCAGTGCGGCAGAACCCGTGGCAAAGCGAGGGCCGCACCAACAACGAGTGGGTGCTGCTGGACTACGTAAACGTAGTGGCGCACATTTTCCTGAAAGACAAGCGCGAGTTTTATGCGTTGGAGGAGCTTTGGGGCGACGCCAAAATAGAGCACGTAGCGTCATAA
- a CDS encoding gliding motility lipoprotein GldH — MLRTVVTWAAVLLLLAGCDPDRIYEQNVELPGGDWYIDNAPVLEFEIEDTTAAYNIFFNVRYNLQYDYYNLYLRHQLVGPDGRQLSASLHELLLMDPKTGKPLGSGFSDTYDLQTLALKEVRFPKAGTYKLKLTQYMRRDPLPQVLAVGARVAKASGQR, encoded by the coding sequence ATGCTTAGAACAGTGGTGACATGGGCGGCGGTATTGCTGCTGCTGGCTGGCTGCGACCCGGACCGGATATATGAGCAGAACGTGGAGTTGCCCGGGGGCGACTGGTACATTGACAACGCCCCTGTTCTCGAATTCGAGATTGAGGACACAACGGCGGCCTATAACATCTTTTTCAATGTGCGCTACAATCTGCAGTACGATTACTACAACCTGTACCTGCGCCACCAGTTGGTAGGACCTGACGGCAGGCAGCTGTCGGCGTCGCTGCACGAGTTGCTGCTGATGGATCCTAAAACGGGGAAACCGCTTGGCAGCGGTTTCAGCGACACGTACGATCTGCAGACACTGGCCCTAAAAGAAGTGCGCTTCCCGAAGGCGGGCACCTACAAACTGAAGCTGACGCAGTACATGCGCCGCGACCCGCTGCCTCAGGTGCTGGCAGTTGGCGCGCGGGTGGCCAAAGCATCCGGGCAACGGTAG
- a CDS encoding GNAT family N-acetyltransferase encodes MPDFRFNFLAEKDLPQLHETFLQAFADYLMPVHLSAEQFRAKIKREGIVPSFCVAAYVGTGMVGFVLTGLGEWQGRPTAYNAGTGVLPQYRGYNLTQQLYAFMLPKLRESGMEQCLLEVIRENAPALRSYKAIGFRVTRTLDLFRAQKSELLLGVAEPEGITVAATTRPDWEAYSRFRDAEPSWQNTAEAIRKSPDEKIMLEARDTEQEIAGYIAFFPHTGSVAQFAVDARRRGKGIGTALLREAVQHTSAPALMFVNIDLDTTSLVSYLGRRHFSHVLRQYEMLLPIVV; translated from the coding sequence ATGCCCGACTTTCGATTTAACTTTCTCGCGGAAAAAGACCTGCCCCAACTGCACGAGACGTTTCTGCAGGCGTTTGCGGATTACCTGATGCCTGTCCACCTGAGCGCGGAGCAGTTCAGGGCTAAAATCAAGCGGGAGGGAATCGTGCCGTCCTTCTGTGTGGCGGCTTATGTGGGCACCGGGATGGTGGGCTTCGTCCTGACAGGCCTGGGGGAGTGGCAGGGCAGGCCGACGGCCTACAATGCCGGCACGGGCGTGCTGCCGCAGTACAGGGGCTACAACCTGACGCAACAGTTATATGCTTTTATGCTGCCCAAGCTAAGGGAGAGCGGCATGGAGCAGTGCCTGCTGGAGGTGATACGGGAGAACGCCCCCGCGCTGCGGTCTTACAAGGCCATCGGGTTCAGGGTGACGCGCACGCTGGATTTGTTCAGGGCGCAGAAGAGCGAGTTGCTGCTGGGCGTGGCGGAACCGGAGGGTATAACCGTTGCCGCCACCACAAGGCCTGATTGGGAGGCATATAGCCGCTTTAGGGATGCGGAACCATCGTGGCAAAACACGGCGGAGGCCATCCGGAAAAGCCCCGATGAGAAAATAATGCTGGAGGCCCGGGATACGGAGCAGGAAATTGCCGGCTATATCGCTTTCTTTCCCCATACTGGTTCTGTGGCGCAGTTTGCCGTAGACGCCCGCAGACGCGGCAAAGGCATTGGCACGGCCCTGCTGCGCGAGGCGGTGCAACACACTTCGGCTCCCGCGCTCATGTTCGTAAATATTGATCTTGACACCACCTCCCTTGTCTCATACCTCGGGCGGCGCCACTTCAGCCATGTGCTCCGGCAATACGAGATGCTGCTTCCGATCGTCGTATAG